gtggctcagcaagtgatgaccgagtgaatcttttcccagtcggcgaggtgaacgggctctccccagtgtgacctcgctggtgtctccgcaagttGGATGAGGtactaaagctctttgtgcaatgagagcagctgaacggtctctcctcagagtgaaagcgctggtgggacatcagtagctgagagcttttgaaacccctcctgcagtcagagcatttaaagggcctgctcttggtgtgattgacattgtgtttcagcaggtgggatgaatgagcaaatcccttatcacacacagtgcagatgaacggcttctccccggtgtgaactctctggtgactcTGCAGGTCGGACAACTgaaagaatcccttcccacagtcagagcaggtgaatggcatcttcccggtgtgaactcgttcgtgcctccgcaggtggccaatgttagtgaatctcttttcacactgagagcaggtgaaaggcctctctccagtgtgaactcgttcgtgtttccgcaggttgccaatacaattgaatctcttttcacactgagagcaggtgaaaggcctctctccagtgtgaactcgttcgtgtctccgcaggtggccaatgttagtgaatcccttttcacactgagagcaggtgaatggcctctccccagtgtgaactcgttcgtgttgccgcaggctgccaatgacattgaatctcttttcacactgagagcaggtgaaaggcctctctccagtgtgaactcgttcgtgtttccgcaggttgccaatataattgaatctcttttcacactgagggcaggtgaaaggcctctccccagtgtgaactcgttcgtgttgccgcaggttgccaatgttagtgaatcccttttcacactgagggcaggtgaaaggcctctctccagtgtgaactcgttcgtgtgtccgcaggctgctaatgtcagtgaatcccttttcacactgagggcaggtgaaaggcctctctccagtgtgaactcgttcgtgtttccgcaggttgcccatttcagtgaatcccttttcacactgagagcaggtgaaaggcctctctccagtgtgactgcgttgatgactttccagctcgcacggggctctgaatcccttcccacaatcctcacatttccatggtttctccatggtccgggtgatcttgcgtctcaccacgttggatgatcagttgaagactcggccacacacagaacacatgtacagtctctcccttctgtgaatggtgtagtatttgttcaggctgtgtcactggttaaagttctttccacagtcagtgctctgtaacagtctcacacgggtgtgtgtgtgtgtctcagtgcttttccagacacactgatgtttaaaatctcttgaagcagacagaatagacaaacatttctcctactagattcaaaggccaatgatcccaagaattgagtgactcagtcagttcttgacgtgatatttagtttgagagctcggcctcaaactcctcttgttcgaacttcctgcaaacagattttacaacagtaatcattgttagtacaggatagaaactcagaacagacaattctagtttctatcgaacattc
This portion of the Scyliorhinus torazame isolate Kashiwa2021f chromosome 5, sScyTor2.1, whole genome shotgun sequence genome encodes:
- the LOC140420593 gene encoding uncharacterized protein; amino-acid sequence: MEKPWKCEDCGKGFRAPCELESHQRSHTGERPFTCSQCEKGFTEMGNLRKHERVHTGERPFTCPQCEKGFTDISSLRTHERVHTGERPFTCPQCEKGFTNIGNLRQHERVHTGERPFTCPQCEKRFNYIGNLRKHERVHTGERPFTCSQCEKRFNVIGSLRQHERVHTGERPFTCSQCEKGFTNIGHLRRHERVHTGERPFTCSQCEKRFNCIGNLRKHERVHTGERPFTCSQCEKRFTNIGHLRRHERVHTGKMPFTCSDCGKGFFQLSDLQSHQRVHTGEKPFICTVCDKGFAHSSHLLKHNVNHTKSRPFKCSDCRRGFKSSQLLMSHQRFHSEERPFSCSHCTKSFSTSSNLRRHQRGHTGESPFTSPTGKRFTRSSLAEPQRHSHQ